One genomic window of Boudabousia tangfeifanii includes the following:
- a CDS encoding BMP family lipoprotein, producing MKNSMRAMAATAGLALMLGACSAAPEAEKTATAEGTAAPVASAKDFKACMVSDEGGFDDKSFNQSGFEGLQRAQKELGIQIASTESNSDADFEPNLNKLIGEKCNLIFAVGFKLASATYNAAKAHPDVDFALIDSAEPFDEKAGKPLDKLPNFKPLVFNTAEAAFLAGYAAAGMTQTGKVGTYLGMKLPTTAIFADGFADGIKRYNADHGTDVKLLGWDKDKQDGQATGDFSDVNKGKATTTNLINQGADIIMPVAGPVGAGTLAAAKEANDGGKNISVVWVDSDGVLTNPNDSKLILTSVMKLIGEAVFDTTKDLVDGKPFSSDPYVGNVANKGVDIAPFHDFDSKVSDDLRAKLDELRKQIADGSLKVESPNSPK from the coding sequence ATGAAAAACTCTATGCGTGCAATGGCAGCAACCGCTGGCCTCGCACTTATGCTCGGTGCATGTAGTGCAGCACCAGAGGCAGAAAAGACTGCCACTGCTGAAGGCACTGCTGCTCCCGTAGCTTCGGCTAAGGACTTCAAGGCCTGTATGGTATCTGACGAAGGTGGTTTCGACGATAAGTCCTTCAACCAGTCCGGTTTCGAAGGCTTGCAGCGTGCTCAGAAAGAATTGGGCATCCAGATCGCCAGCACCGAATCCAACTCGGATGCTGACTTTGAACCAAACTTGAACAAGCTAATCGGCGAAAAGTGCAACTTGATCTTCGCTGTTGGCTTCAAGTTGGCTTCTGCCACCTACAACGCTGCTAAGGCTCACCCAGATGTCGACTTTGCTTTGATTGACTCTGCTGAACCTTTCGATGAGAAGGCCGGCAAGCCACTAGACAAGCTACCTAACTTCAAGCCACTAGTCTTCAACACTGCTGAAGCAGCATTCCTCGCTGGTTACGCAGCTGCTGGCATGACTCAGACCGGCAAGGTTGGTACCTACCTCGGTATGAAACTTCCTACCACCGCTATCTTTGCTGATGGTTTTGCTGATGGTATCAAGCGCTACAACGCTGACCACGGCACCGACGTAAAGCTACTCGGCTGGGACAAGGATAAGCAGGATGGCCAGGCAACCGGTGACTTCTCTGATGTCAACAAGGGCAAGGCTACTACCACCAACCTCATCAACCAGGGTGCAGACATCATCATGCCTGTTGCTGGTCCAGTTGGCGCAGGTACTTTGGCAGCTGCTAAGGAAGCCAACGATGGTGGCAAGAACATCTCCGTGGTTTGGGTTGACTCCGACGGCGTCCTCACCAACCCGAACGATTCCAAGCTCATCCTCACCTCGGTGATGAAGCTAATCGGCGAAGCTGTCTTCGATACCACCAAGGATCTAGTTGATGGCAAGCCATTCAGCTCTGACCCATACGTTGGTAACGTAGCAAACAAGGGTGTCGACATTGCTCCATTCCACGACTTCGATTCGAAGGTCTCGGATGACTTGCGCGCCAAGCTCGACGAACTACGCAAGCAGATCGCTGACGGGTCTTTGAAGGTTGAATCCCCGAACTCCCCGAAGTGA
- a CDS encoding NTP transferase domain-containing protein yields the protein MRPAAVIILAAGKGTRMKSPLPKVLHPLAGKSLLERAIIAAQALDPRVLGVVVRHERDMVVEHLSQVAPNAIPLDQDEIPGTGRALACALEQLQDKDYNLDGPVVVTSGDVPLLSGKTLQNFVAAHEAANATVSVAGARLADPTGYGRLVEEDGKLVAIVEHADATEEQRQIDLINAGIYVFDGRFALEALQKLGSDNAQGEVYLTDLVGIATESGLPAQSYLIADTWEVTGCNDPQQLAELEAEYYRRHPQEQDSVNAIDAGMPVKENK from the coding sequence ATGCGTCCAGCAGCAGTCATTATTTTAGCGGCCGGTAAGGGCACGCGAATGAAGTCCCCGCTACCTAAAGTTTTACATCCACTTGCAGGAAAATCTTTACTAGAACGAGCTATTATCGCTGCGCAAGCCCTAGATCCAAGAGTTCTTGGGGTAGTGGTTCGTCATGAACGCGATATGGTCGTTGAACACTTATCTCAGGTAGCCCCCAACGCAATCCCGCTTGATCAAGATGAAATCCCAGGAACTGGTCGAGCATTAGCCTGCGCTTTAGAGCAGTTGCAGGACAAAGACTACAACCTTGATGGACCAGTGGTGGTCACCAGTGGCGATGTGCCACTACTTTCGGGGAAAACTTTACAAAACTTTGTAGCGGCGCATGAAGCTGCAAACGCAACCGTTTCGGTTGCTGGTGCGCGATTGGCAGATCCTACTGGATACGGTCGACTAGTCGAAGAAGACGGAAAACTCGTAGCCATCGTAGAACATGCTGATGCCACCGAAGAACAACGACAGATCGACCTGATTAACGCAGGTATTTATGTGTTTGATGGTCGTTTTGCCCTAGAGGCATTACAAAAACTTGGTAGCGACAACGCTCAAGGTGAGGTTTACTTGACCGACCTCGTTGGTATCGCCACTGAATCTGGTTTGCCTGCTCAGAGCTATCTGATTGCGGATACCTGGGAAGTAACTGGATGTAATGATCCCCAACAACTCGCGGAACTAGAAGCCGAATACTATCGTCGTCATCCGCAAGAACAAGACTCGGTAAATGCCATCGACGCTGGCATGCCCGTCAAAGAGAATAAATAG
- a CDS encoding ABC transporter permease, which produces MSQATNAPQMSLPNEPTVATIKTKMKLRDPITTSVLALLTGLLALRAEGVSRLAFEGATSWFNIPDLVLNARLTVIVCFLINLAAAAYSWKQAAARKPQLKGSLFVVGVLFVLAFLVWTVAGKPDARMPIVSLLVGALTLSIPLIYGSLSGVVCERTGVINIAIEGQLLFGAFLGAVVASLTNNAYVGLLGAALGGALVGVLLALFTVKLRTDHIIVGVVLNMLVLGLTSFMYSTVLKSSPTLNQVVSLPKLRIPFLADIPFLGPLFFNQSILVYLMYVAVIGLQWALFHTKWGLRTRACGEHPKAADTVGIKVNRMRWTNVIAASALAGLGGAFFTLGASLAFSKNMSSGNGFIALAAMIIGRWNPKGAVAAALLFGFATNLGSVMQAVGSPLPAEYMLMLPYVVTVLAVAGFVGAVRAPAAEGKAYPE; this is translated from the coding sequence ATGAGCCAAGCAACTAATGCCCCCCAGATGTCGCTGCCAAATGAACCAACGGTGGCTACCATCAAAACCAAGATGAAGTTGCGTGACCCGATCACCACTTCCGTCCTCGCACTATTGACCGGTTTGCTAGCTTTGCGGGCCGAGGGCGTTTCTCGGCTAGCCTTTGAAGGTGCCACTAGCTGGTTTAACATCCCTGATCTCGTGCTCAATGCGCGACTGACGGTGATTGTCTGCTTCTTGATTAACCTAGCTGCCGCCGCTTACTCCTGGAAGCAGGCCGCTGCGCGCAAGCCACAGCTGAAGGGCTCGCTCTTCGTAGTTGGCGTTTTGTTCGTTCTTGCGTTCCTAGTTTGGACTGTGGCCGGTAAGCCGGACGCACGTATGCCAATCGTTTCGCTACTTGTTGGAGCCTTGACGCTCTCGATTCCGTTGATCTATGGTTCACTTTCAGGTGTGGTGTGTGAACGCACTGGCGTAATCAACATTGCGATTGAAGGTCAGTTGCTATTCGGCGCTTTCCTTGGAGCAGTTGTCGCGTCGCTTACCAATAACGCGTATGTCGGTCTTTTGGGCGCAGCTCTAGGTGGTGCTTTAGTTGGCGTTCTGCTTGCTTTGTTCACCGTTAAGCTACGTACTGACCACATTATTGTTGGCGTGGTTTTGAACATGCTGGTTTTAGGGCTAACTTCTTTTATGTACTCCACAGTGCTAAAGTCCAGCCCGACCCTCAACCAAGTCGTCTCATTACCTAAGCTTCGGATCCCATTCCTAGCCGATATTCCTTTCTTGGGGCCGCTATTCTTCAACCAAAGTATTTTGGTTTATCTGATGTACGTAGCAGTTATCGGTTTGCAGTGGGCTTTGTTCCACACCAAGTGGGGTTTACGCACCCGCGCATGTGGTGAGCATCCAAAGGCAGCTGACACGGTTGGCATCAAGGTGAACCGCATGCGTTGGACTAACGTTATTGCGGCTTCCGCTCTTGCCGGCCTTGGTGGTGCCTTCTTCACCCTTGGTGCTTCCTTGGCGTTCTCCAAGAACATGTCTAGTGGTAACGGCTTCATCGCCCTAGCCGCCATGATTATTGGTCGCTGGAACCCTAAGGGGGCAGTTGCCGCGGCTCTCTTGTTCGGCTTTGCCACTAACCTCGGCTCAGTGATGCAGGCAGTTGGTTCGCCGCTTCCTGCCGAATACATGCTCATGTTGCCTTACGTGGTTACCGTTCTAGCAGTTGCTGGTTTCGTCGGTGCTGTGCGTGCTCCGGCAGCAGAAGGTAAGGCCTACCCAGAATGA
- a CDS encoding cytidine deaminase yields the protein MSLSEVQWEELLAVATKAMQQAYAPYSQYQVGAAALTEDGRIVSGCNVENAAYGATLCAECGLISQLQLTGGGKLVAFLCVDGQGNLLVPCGRCRQLLYEHGGPELVLKMPSGLKTMNEVLPEAFGPDHLTSR from the coding sequence ATGAGCCTAAGCGAAGTGCAATGGGAGGAGCTGCTAGCAGTTGCTACCAAAGCAATGCAGCAGGCTTATGCGCCATATTCTCAGTACCAGGTTGGGGCCGCCGCTTTAACCGAGGACGGCCGGATTGTCTCCGGTTGCAACGTGGAAAACGCGGCTTATGGTGCCACCCTCTGTGCTGAATGCGGCTTAATCAGTCAACTTCAGTTAACCGGTGGTGGTAAACTGGTAGCTTTCCTCTGCGTTGACGGACAAGGAAACCTTTTGGTCCCTTGTGGTCGTTGTCGACAGCTCTTGTATGAGCATGGAGGGCCGGAACTGGTACTCAAAATGCCTTCCGGATTAAAAACTATGAATGAGGTTCTGCCCGAAGCATTCGGACCGGACCACCTGACTAGTCGCTAA
- a CDS encoding exodeoxyribonuclease III — MTFTITTCNVNGIRAAMRKGMESWWAQTSADVVLLQEVRAPDDILRKLIPEDWHLVSSACKIKGRAGVAIASRTPLSEVTFGVQEEEPPVDTGRWLEATVDTPMGKLRVVSAYLHSGQVGTEKMDQKYAHLALVSQRLQDLKKQSAVVCGDFNIVHTEKDIKNWKSNHNKTAGVLDEEIAFLDKWFGDGWVDVQRQLAGAEAQGPYTWWSQRGKAFDNDAGWRIDYQMATPDFAGKATSFEIGRASSYDTRWTDHAPLTVVYQD; from the coding sequence ATGACTTTTACCATCACTACCTGTAACGTCAACGGGATTCGCGCTGCCATGCGCAAGGGGATGGAAAGCTGGTGGGCACAAACCAGCGCCGACGTGGTTTTGTTGCAGGAGGTTCGCGCCCCTGATGACATTCTCAGGAAACTAATACCTGAAGACTGGCACCTAGTCTCCTCGGCCTGCAAGATAAAAGGTCGCGCTGGGGTTGCGATTGCCTCACGAACTCCGCTTTCTGAGGTAACTTTCGGAGTCCAAGAAGAAGAACCTCCGGTTGATACCGGGCGCTGGCTTGAAGCTACCGTAGATACTCCTATGGGGAAGCTGCGGGTAGTAAGCGCTTATTTGCATTCAGGTCAGGTCGGCACTGAAAAAATGGACCAGAAATATGCCCACTTGGCTCTAGTTAGCCAGCGCTTGCAGGACTTGAAGAAGCAAAGCGCGGTAGTCTGTGGTGATTTCAATATCGTTCACACCGAAAAAGACATCAAAAACTGGAAGTCTAATCATAATAAGACCGCCGGAGTTTTGGACGAAGAAATTGCTTTTCTAGATAAATGGTTTGGCGATGGTTGGGTTGATGTCCAACGTCAACTAGCCGGAGCTGAAGCCCAAGGGCCATACACCTGGTGGTCACAGCGAGGAAAAGCTTTCGATAATGATGCTGGCTGGCGGATCGACTACCAAATGGCTACTCCCGATTTCGCTGGGAAAGCTACCAGTTTTGAGATTGGTCGGGCCTCTTCCTACGACACGCGTTGGACTGACCATGCACCACTGACGGTCGTCTATCAAGACTAA
- a CDS encoding ABC transporter ATP-binding protein, giving the protein MKLELSGITKVFGPLVANDHIDVVVEPGTIHALLGENGAGKSTLMNILYGLYQPDEGQILIDDKQVKFSGPGDAVAAGIGMVHQHFMLVPVFTVAESVALGYEPTGKAGSLDLAKARETVKRLSDRFGFDIDPDAYIEDLPVGAQQRVEIIKALSRDASVLILDEPTAVLTPQETDELLEIMRQLRAQGTSIILITHKLREVKAVADQITVIRRGKVVGTASPQASETELASAMVGREVDLTVRKDAPKLTDNLFQIKNLTVTSDNGQRLVDDVTLDVHGGEVLCIAGVQGNGQTELTEAILGSRQLAAGSLTLNGRDLGKLKIKDRLVSGLGFVPEDRSHDGMIATFTIAENMILDQYDQEPFAKGINMRPAVINEHCEKLREEFDVRVTSIHDRISTLSGGNQQKAILAREISKKLELLVVSQPTRGLDVGSIEFVHSRIISERDEGIPVVVVSTELDEVVGLADKIAVMYHGRVVGVVPPNTPRDVLGLMMAGVPLDQAQARVANTQEEAK; this is encoded by the coding sequence ATGAAGCTGGAGTTAAGCGGGATAACTAAGGTGTTTGGTCCGCTAGTGGCTAACGACCATATTGATGTGGTGGTAGAACCAGGCACTATCCACGCACTGCTAGGGGAAAATGGGGCTGGTAAATCTACCCTAATGAATATCCTCTATGGTCTGTATCAGCCAGATGAAGGCCAAATCCTCATCGACGACAAACAAGTAAAGTTCTCTGGCCCGGGGGACGCGGTCGCAGCGGGAATCGGCATGGTTCACCAGCACTTCATGCTAGTGCCCGTTTTCACCGTGGCTGAATCAGTCGCCCTCGGCTATGAACCTACTGGCAAAGCTGGAAGCCTAGATTTAGCAAAAGCGCGCGAAACAGTAAAGCGACTTTCTGATCGTTTCGGCTTCGATATTGATCCCGATGCCTATATCGAAGACCTGCCAGTCGGTGCACAACAACGTGTGGAAATCATCAAAGCGCTAAGCCGTGATGCTTCGGTTTTGATTTTGGACGAACCTACCGCGGTACTGACTCCCCAAGAAACAGATGAACTGTTGGAGATTATGCGCCAACTTCGGGCACAAGGTACCTCCATCATCCTCATTACCCACAAGTTGCGTGAAGTAAAGGCAGTTGCCGATCAGATTACGGTGATTCGCCGCGGTAAAGTCGTGGGCACCGCATCACCCCAAGCTTCCGAAACTGAACTTGCTTCTGCCATGGTCGGTCGCGAAGTTGACCTGACTGTTCGCAAGGATGCACCAAAACTAACCGACAACCTTTTCCAAATAAAGAATCTCACCGTAACCTCCGACAACGGCCAGCGGCTCGTTGATGACGTCACTCTTGACGTTCACGGGGGAGAAGTACTTTGTATTGCGGGTGTTCAAGGCAATGGCCAAACTGAACTGACGGAAGCCATCCTCGGCTCGCGACAGTTAGCTGCAGGCAGTTTGACCCTTAATGGTCGCGACCTCGGCAAACTTAAGATTAAGGATCGCCTAGTTTCCGGCCTCGGATTCGTACCCGAAGACCGTTCCCACGATGGCATGATTGCCACCTTTACGATTGCCGAGAACATGATTCTGGATCAATACGATCAGGAACCATTTGCTAAAGGCATCAACATGCGACCAGCAGTGATTAATGAGCATTGTGAAAAGCTACGAGAAGAGTTCGATGTTCGTGTCACTTCGATCCACGACCGCATCTCCACTCTGTCCGGTGGTAACCAGCAAAAAGCTATTTTGGCTCGTGAAATCTCGAAGAAGTTAGAACTGCTTGTAGTTTCTCAGCCAACGCGCGGTCTCGACGTCGGCTCGATCGAATTCGTTCACTCCCGCATTATTAGCGAACGCGATGAGGGAATCCCAGTCGTGGTCGTTTCGACCGAACTCGATGAAGTCGTTGGTTTGGCCGATAAGATTGCGGTAATGTACCACGGGCGAGTGGTAGGCGTAGTGCCTCCCAATACCCCGCGTGACGTCCTCGGCCTAATGATGGCTGGGGTGCCTCTGGATCAAGCCCAAGCACGAGTAGCAAATACTCAGGAGGAAGCCAAGTGA
- a CDS encoding ABC transporter ATP-binding protein codes for MHNTTDLNPQAALSMRNLVRVFGDFVACRDISLDIPRGSFYGIVGPNGAGKTTMLSMATGMLQPTAGQVSVLGVNVWQDSEKAKALLGVLPDGVFTFDRLSGPDLVTYTGLLHGLPANLVRERTADLLNALGLEDAGDKLVLDYSAGMRKKILLACALVHSPSVLVLDEPFESVDPISAATIKEMLHSFCQKGGTVILSSHVMDTVQKICTHVAVIDHGVVKAAGTLSEVAQGQDLDTRFEELVGRHREGGDIAWLAPSLD; via the coding sequence ATGCATAACACTACCGATTTGAACCCCCAAGCAGCCCTAAGTATGCGCAATCTAGTTCGCGTCTTTGGCGACTTTGTCGCTTGTCGAGATATCTCTCTCGATATTCCACGTGGCTCGTTTTACGGAATCGTGGGCCCAAACGGTGCTGGTAAAACCACTATGCTGTCCATGGCCACCGGTATGTTGCAACCAACTGCTGGACAAGTGAGTGTACTCGGGGTAAATGTCTGGCAAGATTCAGAAAAAGCAAAAGCTTTACTTGGCGTTTTACCTGATGGAGTCTTCACCTTCGACCGTCTATCCGGCCCAGACTTGGTAACGTACACTGGATTACTTCATGGACTTCCAGCCAATCTAGTACGTGAGCGGACTGCCGATCTACTCAACGCGTTAGGGCTGGAAGATGCCGGCGACAAATTGGTCTTGGATTATTCCGCCGGTATGCGCAAAAAGATTTTGCTAGCTTGCGCTCTAGTTCACTCCCCTTCCGTCCTCGTCCTCGATGAGCCTTTTGAATCGGTAGACCCCATCTCGGCCGCAACGATTAAAGAAATGTTGCACAGCTTTTGCCAAAAAGGCGGAACGGTAATCCTCTCTTCCCACGTAATGGATACCGTGCAAAAGATTTGCACTCATGTGGCAGTGATCGATCATGGTGTGGTTAAAGCTGCCGGAACTTTGTCAGAGGTCGCACAAGGTCAAGATCTTGACACCCGGTTTGAAGAATTGGTGGGTCGGCATCGCGAGGGTGGTGACATTGCATGGTTAGCACCCTCGTTAGACTAA
- a CDS encoding YbjN domain-containing protein translates to MAELQALTLSRLEAELDRQQLNYAPAGPDQLGLGYGQAVVIFGLDDGGVSYERVLFNAAFPPEEAPKLREFTNEWNSTKFGPKVFLLPLDSESDDQLQIVAEYPIVLRTWSDDQVSMFVNVSLAMAQQLEEELIARFPNYFEAEETE, encoded by the coding sequence ATGGCAGAACTACAAGCCTTAACTTTAAGCCGACTAGAAGCGGAACTAGACCGCCAACAGCTAAATTATGCGCCCGCAGGCCCAGACCAACTTGGGCTTGGATACGGGCAAGCAGTAGTTATCTTCGGGCTAGATGACGGTGGTGTCAGCTATGAACGCGTGCTGTTCAATGCTGCCTTCCCTCCGGAAGAAGCCCCCAAGCTACGCGAGTTTACCAATGAATGGAACTCAACTAAGTTCGGCCCCAAGGTATTTTTGCTACCGCTTGATAGCGAATCGGACGATCAGCTACAGATTGTGGCTGAGTACCCGATCGTGCTACGTACCTGGAGCGACGATCAGGTCAGTATGTTCGTCAATGTTTCACTCGCAATGGCACAACAACTGGAAGAGGAACTCATTGCACGGTTCCCGAACTACTTTGAGGCGGAGGAAACCGAATGA
- a CDS encoding 50S ribosomal protein L25/general stress protein Ctc: MALNRLAAQPRSDFGKGFARRTRAAGRVPAVIYSSHLDAPIHVTLPGHEIFMILKGSANAVIQVEIEGGESQLVLVKDVQRHPVTRNLQHVDLLAINRSEKVDVDVAIVLTGESADGTVASLETMTLAVSAPVFEIPETIEISVEGLEDGSVLRVEDLTLPENIETSVDPETVVASVAIPQVELPAEEEGEEGEGEEGAENAEAEEKAEDTEE, encoded by the coding sequence ATGGCATTGAACCGTTTGGCTGCACAGCCTCGTTCTGATTTTGGTAAGGGCTTCGCCCGCCGTACCCGCGCTGCTGGCCGCGTTCCTGCAGTTATCTACTCGTCCCACTTGGACGCCCCAATTCACGTTACCCTTCCAGGTCACGAAATCTTCATGATCCTCAAGGGTTCTGCTAACGCTGTTATCCAGGTTGAAATCGAAGGCGGCGAAAGCCAACTCGTTTTGGTTAAGGACGTTCAGCGTCACCCAGTTACCCGCAACCTACAGCACGTTGACCTGCTTGCGATCAACCGCTCTGAAAAGGTTGACGTTGACGTCGCTATCGTCCTCACCGGCGAAAGCGCAGACGGCACCGTGGCTTCCTTGGAAACCATGACCCTTGCTGTGTCCGCACCAGTATTCGAAATCCCAGAAACCATCGAAATCTCGGTCGAAGGCCTCGAAGATGGTTCGGTACTTCGCGTCGAAGACCTCACCTTGCCAGAAAACATTGAAACCAGTGTTGATCCAGAAACTGTTGTCGCTTCCGTCGCCATCCCACAGGTTGAACTTCCTGCTGAAGAAGAAGGCGAAGAGGGCGAAGGTGAAGAAGGCGCAGAAAACGCTGAAGCTGAAGAAAAAGCTGAAGACACCGAAGAATAA
- a CDS encoding ABC transporter permease, which yields MTLEPQAQETGAKSSPETPAAPSRFNRVMKSIFSPDAGTIAGAIVLALLIGALLVVFFNAQVQETLSYFFARPSDFFAAAGTAFSGFFTSLIRGSLFDWQASTAAGMFAPITETLVFATPLIISGLAITVAFRAGLFNIGVQGQLIFGAIFAAIVGVNLDLPPVIGLIVAILAAVIGGAIWGAIPGYLKARVGANEVIVTIMLNTIAFQFLNRLLQLPILIGDGLPSKSIQINENDWYPPLLGSSYRLHAGFIVALLAAVFVWWLLERSTFGFELRAAGENPSAAATAGINVNRVIFTTMVISGALAGLAATAPVLGTEHFLTNGTAGSFGFDAITVALLGRSRPLGTVLAGLLFGALNAGGSTMQASANIPIDIVQVTQAVIVLLIAASEARKYFKAKKAASQAVSASAKGASK from the coding sequence GTGACTCTGGAACCCCAAGCCCAAGAAACTGGCGCAAAGTCCAGCCCCGAAACGCCGGCGGCACCTTCGCGCTTCAACCGGGTAATGAAGTCAATCTTCAGCCCAGATGCTGGCACGATTGCCGGAGCCATTGTTTTAGCTCTCCTGATCGGCGCCCTACTCGTGGTCTTCTTTAACGCTCAAGTCCAAGAGACCCTCAGCTACTTCTTTGCCCGTCCCTCCGACTTCTTTGCCGCGGCAGGTACCGCATTTAGCGGATTCTTTACCTCCCTAATCCGCGGTTCACTCTTCGACTGGCAAGCTAGCACCGCCGCTGGCATGTTCGCCCCAATCACTGAAACCCTAGTCTTTGCCACTCCACTAATCATTTCCGGTTTGGCCATCACCGTGGCTTTCAGAGCCGGCTTGTTCAACATTGGTGTCCAAGGCCAGCTGATCTTCGGTGCTATTTTCGCCGCTATCGTTGGGGTCAACCTCGACCTGCCTCCGGTGATTGGCCTGATTGTGGCTATCCTAGCGGCCGTGATTGGTGGCGCGATATGGGGTGCGATTCCCGGTTACCTTAAGGCTCGGGTTGGAGCCAATGAAGTAATCGTAACGATTATGCTCAACACGATTGCGTTCCAGTTCCTGAATCGCCTTTTGCAGTTGCCGATTTTGATTGGTGACGGGCTTCCCTCTAAATCGATTCAAATCAATGAAAACGACTGGTATCCACCACTTCTAGGGAGTAGCTACCGACTGCACGCGGGTTTCATCGTTGCTCTTTTGGCTGCAGTCTTTGTCTGGTGGTTGCTAGAACGCTCTACCTTTGGCTTTGAGCTGCGTGCGGCCGGTGAGAACCCGTCGGCCGCAGCTACTGCTGGTATTAACGTTAACCGAGTCATTTTCACCACCATGGTTATCTCTGGGGCGCTAGCTGGTTTGGCCGCAACTGCTCCGGTGCTTGGTACCGAACACTTCCTCACCAACGGCACCGCCGGCTCGTTCGGCTTCGATGCGATTACCGTGGCTCTACTCGGTCGTTCCCGGCCACTTGGGACGGTACTTGCTGGTCTCCTCTTTGGTGCCCTCAATGCTGGTGGTTCTACCATGCAAGCCTCGGCCAATATTCCTATCGACATCGTGCAAGTGACCCAAGCAGTAATCGTGCTTTTGATTGCCGCTTCGGAAGCTCGTAAGTACTTTAAAGCCAAGAAAGCTGCCAGCCAGGCTGTCAGCGCCTCTGCCAAGGGAGCCAGCAAATGA
- a CDS encoding ribose-phosphate diphosphokinase, whose product MTGIITSGEKHLVLVSGRAHPKLAEDVAKNLNIELLPTTAYNFANGEIYVRFNESVRGCDVFVLQSHTSPINEWLMEQLIMVDALKRASAKRITVVSPFYPYSRQDKKHLGREPISARLVADLYKTAGADRLMSVDLHAAQEQGYFDGPVDHLWAMDVLVDYVKTRVSLDEVCVVSPDAGRIRVAEKWAAKLGGCPLAFVHKTRDTTRPNVAVANRVVGDVQGRTCVITDDLIDTGGTIAEAVKVLLASGAKDVLVAATHGVLSGPAPERLSKCGAREVIITDTLPLTDEKKFPQLTVLSIAPLLAKAIREVFDDGSVTSLFDGVA is encoded by the coding sequence ATGACAGGTATTATCACCTCTGGTGAAAAGCATTTAGTGTTAGTTTCTGGGCGAGCGCATCCAAAGCTCGCTGAAGACGTCGCTAAAAACCTAAACATCGAACTATTGCCTACCACGGCATACAACTTTGCCAACGGGGAAATCTACGTTCGATTCAATGAGTCGGTCCGCGGTTGCGACGTATTCGTGCTTCAGTCCCACACTAGCCCCATTAATGAATGGCTAATGGAACAGCTAATTATGGTTGATGCGCTCAAACGCGCCTCGGCAAAGCGTATTACTGTAGTTTCTCCTTTCTACCCATACTCGCGTCAAGATAAAAAGCATCTAGGCCGCGAACCTATTTCCGCTCGTTTGGTCGCTGATCTTTACAAGACTGCCGGTGCTGACCGCTTAATGAGCGTCGATCTTCACGCGGCGCAGGAACAAGGTTACTTCGATGGTCCAGTGGATCACCTATGGGCCATGGACGTCCTAGTTGATTACGTAAAGACCCGCGTTTCTTTGGATGAAGTATGTGTTGTTTCGCCAGATGCCGGCCGTATCCGTGTAGCTGAAAAATGGGCCGCAAAGCTCGGCGGCTGCCCACTAGCTTTCGTTCACAAGACTCGTGATACCACCCGACCCAATGTGGCTGTAGCTAATCGTGTGGTTGGTGACGTGCAGGGTCGCACTTGTGTGATTACCGATGACCTAATCGACACCGGCGGCACCATCGCCGAGGCCGTAAAGGTATTGCTCGCATCCGGAGCGAAAGACGTGCTTGTTGCTGCTACCCACGGCGTCCTTTCGGGACCAGCCCCAGAACGCCTCTCCAAGTGCGGCGCTCGCGAAGTGATTATCACTGATACTTTGCCATTAACTGATGAAAAGAAGTTCCCGCAGCTCACCGTACTTTCCATCGCGCCGCTTTTGGCCAAAGCAATTCGGGAAGTCTTCGATGACGGATCGGTCACTTCTTTGTTTGATGGAGTCGCCTAA